In Rhopalosiphum padi isolate XX-2018 chromosome 3, ASM2088224v1, whole genome shotgun sequence, the genomic stretch aaaatataatttcggGCATAATTTGAACAACTTCTAAAATAgctaatatgtttttttaaagttcCAAATACGTAGTTTAGCAGTAAGgtctaatgttttaaaaatttctattactttttcatacattttaaatgagtaTTTTGTTGTATGTGATGTCACACAAATTgtggattttaatattatttaatatttactattttcaaaTAGCATAGGTTCCAATATACcaatattcaacattttaacatattattatttaaatattatcaaaaattggtaagtattattgtataatataagatattaaggAAGCAGAAAATCATGCAGTGGATGCAGCTGACTCCCCTACCTCCCCCGTACTCATGCTTATgacaacagtataatatgttaatatgtgttgtttttggttattaatatattttattaaactactttatagttatttataattgtaaaagctaaaaatatattattatagtatatcctttcatattatatattataattgtaacttgtatgaattaaaaaaaaaaacattgaatttaataGTATGTATAGTAGTTTAATAGTAATGGCTAAAAAGACCATCAAATTTCAACTTCGTATAAGCTCTTTAATTGGTTTAGTTTTGACACTGAGTACTACTGGGTAggtattacaaacatttttgtcAAGTAATCGATcagaatatcatataaatactattatttgagTCCAATAGCACCAAACCAAACCTGTActcaaatatcattaatatctattgaaataaaactgtttaacTACCATTATGTAAACATGCTCTTATTGATACAGGGGGTTgttaacaacttataataaatattattttgataatgatCTGTACACAAAGTACATTGTATATTACGTAATCGTCTTGTATTGGAATGCTACAATTTGTAAACTACAATGTATTTTTCCAAGTATCTAtagtaaaatcataatttaattgtaatatgttttaattaaatttaagtttaatgtttaatttgtgtttagtaatgagtaatgaaaaataaatattgttaattttttttataaagtatacagATTTCTTCAATCTTCACTTACTTCATTTACTTAGAACAAGGGTTGGTAACCTTTTGAAACAGCAGAGCCAAAAGTAACGATTTACATAATTTCCCAGTTTTTAAAGAGCcacaaaaaattgttgtttcaatattttagtatttgtttatatacgagtataattgatttttgatttaaaataaattagtttatattcaaaataatatttattcatgtaaaaacatacaaatatttctCACCCAAACCATATTCAAGtattttagcaataataataaataatacagttaggtattaaataatatatagttgatgGTGATATCAATAGGAGCATTGGCTTTGCATGCATTTGGAAAGTTTGCAGGAacacacttttaattttaattgattacgaTGGTCTGTGCAAGTATTTCATATTCTTAAaagcaacaaaaatataaataaaatatttttattcatttttttgatacctaataaaataattatttttgtgtgtgGACCTAGAGAGCTGTAACTTATGATCTAAAGAGCCGCAGGTTGCTGACCCCTGACTTAGGAGAATTTTATCACACTTTTTGTTTTGTCACTACTACCCCATATgggcaacataatatatttgggttcaaaaaatttaattttatattttttgttttaatattagagtgaaatgattGACctgatattaaacttaaaagtaagaatattatctaaaacagCGGTTTTCAAACTTGTTATAGTAGTGGACTACTACCAATAGCTTATTAAGTAGGACTACAAACTCCTTTGGATTATGAATTGGATGATttggatttattaaaaataaatagtctaaTGTGGACCAGTGGTCGAGTACCAATGATCTAGAGCACCTAATAaacttatattgatattttaaatttaaagtgtattataattatataaaatattacaatgctTAAATAGGTGTAGCCAGGAGGTCCCTAGCATATACAGTAGCATAAGTCAGAATACAGAAATTACATATGGGAATTGAGAAGGTTGCAAGGTGTATTTTGCACtacaattttatttgtgttttgttGGCTTTccataaaattacaaacatacTAATGACATATAAGTACaagcattatttataatactaatatttatttagctttaaaattaatatatcaataaaaacctatGGGGTAtcctaaatcatatttatttaagttaaatattaagttaatcaAGACTAATATAAAACTACAACCCAAAATTGGATCTGCTGAATGCAAAGGTAAAAATTTGAGTTATCGCatgattttactttaatttaatttttatttgaaataatattggcataattgttatacttaattagtttatatttttcaaataggtTTTTACTGGGATAGAGTAGATTAGAGATAGGTtggttatgattttataattgtaatccATATTAAAGCAAATGTTAAtttagtgttattatatattaagtgttTTAGCTGAGTTAAAATGCTTGAAAGTTTAATGTAAGGTTCCTCAAGATATGTTCAATTAGCAGTTTaaacatatacaaaatacatagtcacagaaattcataaaataatttgtatttccaTAACATACTAtacgtttgtttattattaattttaaattttgttgattGATATAGTTTGTTTAGTGGTACCTATTCAAAAATGTtctgttatagtgttataaaaagCATTATGATGAAtatctgaaatttaaataaataattcctcgtctatataaaaaaaaatattgctttaaaactgtgtacctattaaatttttaaatgttaaaaataccaattataGACATTAGCTTGATGCGAAAAAAGGCTGGGCTTCTGAAAAATCTGAAAGTACCCGAAGTGAATTGACGAATTCTTGTAAATAACTATCATTTGATACAAATTTCAAAGTTATAGGACAGTACGGATTGGTCAACTTCACGTCTTCACGTTCAAAAAATGGGTTTGTACATAAATTGTGTGGGCTTGAAAATGTTCGCAAATTTCAATGTAtcttttagtatatatttaaaaatatattagagtgTATTAATCGACTAAATGAAGTTAATCCACCTATTCTTATTTTGtctgtaatttataaacaaaatattggtGGAGATTTTGAATCATTACGCCTAAGTGAATGAGccaaattattagtaataattattttgctgAAGTTTAAAACCATCATTTATAGAGACTTAAAAGTTTtacgtgtatattgtataatgaattttataatacgaCAACGTACTAACGTACTTTTTTTACCTTGAAACTATTCACGcggttatacaataatattaattgacctaaaaattaataatataatataatatggaaaatatatattaatatttataatttaataaatacaatatatttagtaaaaattagaCTGACATACCGtagtactatagtctataatagtaaaataaattatttaatagtataatatcaaaatacttATCATGAAGTATATTTAGTGACATAAACAGATTATCTTTGCTCGGAATCGTTGTtcgtataaaatgattaataatctatcattaaattcaaatttaacacatccattataatgACTTAGGTACTCGACACATAAAATACAGCAAAGCAGTACTCATTTGCCACTTTTTtaaatacgtaggtacctaccagatactaatgtattataaattataatataaaatattttgtataatgctggctgcattttttttatttttatgggtgATAGGTTAGCAACTTTGTATAAACGTAAAACTTTTATCGTGCAGACTCTGTTTTTAACGAGTAGCAAATTAATTGGTTTGCGTGTAATCTTGTAAGTTAGCTGCGCCGTAGCGGCAACTGCTAAACGAACTATCACATCGAAAACATCTATAGTTTGTCGACTTGTCGCGTTTGGTTTTTGACGTCCACTCGTAGACTTTCGCCTTGATGATAACCGTCTCGAAGACCTCTATTGGGGCAGTCTTGTCTGGCATAGTGGGCCTGTGTTTCCTAGGTTACTTCATTTTTTTAGGTTTTGAATACCGCAAAGACCAAGAAATCAAATCGAACCGATTTAAAAAACGGCTGGCAACTATGGATGATGAACTGGAGGCGTTCGTCAACGAATTGGAGTCATCGTCCTTAACAAACAGTCAAATTAATCAGCAGATCTTCACACAGGAAGTGAATATGGGCGAGTCCTACTTGGAACACGGAGATGTGGCCCGTAGCATCGAGCACCTAGCCAATGCAATGGTTTTGTGCAATAAACCCTCTGTGTTGTACAAAGTGCTGGAGAGAAAACTGCCCAAACACGTGTTCGACATGTTGAAGAAGAAGCTGGAAGCGGACCCGTCAAAATCGTTGTCTTCCAGCTGACCTGTTATCAGCAATCTAGTCTCATATGACGttaaatagtgttttttttatcgtttatataattatatatttataatacgtttgtattaattatttatttatgtggtTCTATACAACATTTGATGAGGATTACAATTAGTTATTTACTAAAGTTGTTACTATTGTACTACAATTACAAATAGTTCAGTGATACAATATGTAAACAtatctaatatttgtataattgttgtACATTGTGGGATTAAAATAGTAGGAAATCTCCTCTATTCCTATTACTTTTCTTAAACATTGAGAATAACTAACGAACAATTGCGtgaaacttgaaatatttacgCAACACCAATTgacaaaatgattattttgcAAAACCAGTTttcgtatattaattttaatttaa encodes the following:
- the LOC132926398 gene encoding uncharacterized protein LOC132926398 isoform X2, which gives rise to MLSMKVCRDLSKCLVTVARCSMLQSRLPTWGPTTIRRSYGDHSGTVGGGRNGGKGNDDDDDGFVKPSNYKVFKDDDSSVILDVEEERALLDSQSSADDTRSDFEEIDQFAGFDVSRFEYRKDQEIKSNRFKKRLATMDDELEAFVNELESSSLTNSQINQQIFTQEVNMGESYLEHGDVARSIEHLANAMVLCNKPSVLYKVLERKLPKHVFDMLKKKLEADPSKSLSSS